A genomic region of Dermacentor andersoni chromosome 9, qqDerAnde1_hic_scaffold, whole genome shotgun sequence contains the following coding sequences:
- the LOC126528490 gene encoding XK-related protein 5-like isoform X2, with protein MASYFCDIVFDVMVAYTLLVVRQQLVWFSVALTSILGSLLVSQGLSLHWYLQRGAKTKARRGGVLLLHAFQTGVLWRYFKLLLPVHLSRVKQEVADLCLLRLIHGFGEAAPMLLLQLHLAWAQPAPSMVAPLDRVSALLSLFSVCWALASFSKNIRRQQLHRLVLTWLGVVCQLAWRLGTVSARACALILYASLYGHWVLVVLLLHWLAMLVWLASPPPRLFRGDAPARRLAYWALLAYVHTICYVNLRPNPGRPGRARCAAFYTAMLLENSLLTAVWLALKPGPHWGQDLVLFVVWGGFFLGLGFMLLYYRWCHVRRLVPPPRAPAPAAPTGVFNCRLNPAALKRKRKKPSSFVPPAQPFWKRAPVGSNVVPAVDIQQKLQEKRRQQLQDLLAIEEEMKQGKLPPRGTLQGPTPRQPIPRSKKQPWLRSPPQFCYRSLLGGSPEILLCPQRLDPERAIGSLRVPPQPREVRWTQRPFTFRESNSSDGDVDSADEDASARFRTCRTFLGRPHGPETQL; from the exons ATGGCATCGTACTTCTGCGACATTGTCTTTGACGTCATGGTGGCATACACGCTGTTGGTCGTGCGCCAGCAGTTGGTCTGGTTCTCGGTTGCCCTCACCAGCATCCTGGGGTCGCTGCTGGTCAGCCAGGGCCTATCTCTCCACTGGTACCTTCAGCGTGGTGCAAAGACCAAGGCACGCCGAGGCGGTGTGTTGTTGCTCCATGCCTTCCAAACGGGCGTACTGTGGCGCTACTTCAAGCTACTTCTGCCAGTACACCTAAGCCGTGTCAAGCAGGAGGTGGCCGACTTGTGCCTGCTGCGTCTCATCCATGGCTTTGGTGAAGCCGCCccgatgctgctgctgcagctacaCCTAGCCTGGGCACAGCCAGCGCCAAGCATGGTAGCACCACTCGACCGAGTCTCAGCATTGCTTTCTCTATTCAGTGTATGCTGGGCTCTGGCCTCCTTTAGCAAGAACATCCGTCGCCAGCAACTTCACCGGCTTGTCCTCACGTGGCTAGGTGTGGTTTGTCAGTTGGCTTGGCGGCTGGGGACAGTGTCTGCAAGAGCTTGTGCCCTTATCCTTTACGCTTCACTTTATGGCCACTGGGTGTTGGTGGTGCTGCTTTTACACTGGCTCGCCATGTTGGTCTGGCTGGCTTCTCCACCACCGCGGCTGTTCCGTGGAGATGCACCTGCCCGCCGACTGGCTTACTGGGCTCTGCTAGCTTACGTGCACACCATTTGTTACGTCAACCTGAGGCCCAATCCTGGGCGACCCGGTCGGGCCCGCTGCGCCGCTTTCTACACTGCCATGCTTCTAGAGAACAGTCTTCTGACAGCCGTTTGGCTCGCGTTGAAGCCAGGCCCGCACTGGGGTCAGGACCTGGTGCTGTTTGTGGTGTGGGGAGGGTTCTTTCTTGGGCTGGGCTTCATGCTCCTTTACTACCGATGGTGTCACGTACGGAGGCTTGTGCCTCCGCCAAGAGCACCTGCTCCAGCGGCACCCACGGGGGTGTTCAACTGCCGTTTGAATCCAGCAGCACTCAAGAGGAAGCGCAAGAAGCCGTCATCATTCGTTCCACCTGCGCAGCCGTTCTGGAAGCGTGCTCCAGTTGGCAGCAACGTGGTGCCGGCTGTCGACATACAGCAAAAGCTCCAAGAGAAGCGGCGCCAGCAACTTCAAGACCTCCTAGCCATTGAAGAGGAAATGAAGCAGGGAAAGCTTCCTCCCAGAGGAACACTACAG GGTCCCACACCACGGCAGCCGATTCCACGCTCCAAGAAGCAACCCTGGCTCCGCAGCCCTCCACAGTTCTGCTACCGGTCACTGCTCGGCGGCTCGCCCGAGATACTGCTCTGCCCACAGCGCCTAGACCCAGAGCGAGCCATTGGCAGCCTTCGTGTGCCACCCCAGCCGCGTGAAGTCCGGTGGACCCAAAGGCCATTCACATTCCGCGAGAGCAATTCGAGTGATGGTGACGTGGACTCGGCTGACGAGGATGCCTCCGCGCGGTTCCGCACTTGCCGAACATTTCTGGGCCGTCCACATGGACCAGAGACTCAGCTTTGA
- the LOC126528490 gene encoding XK-related protein 5-like isoform X1, whose amino-acid sequence MASYFCDIVFDVMVAYTLLVVRQQLVWFSVALTSILGSLLVSQGLSLHWYLQRGAKTKARRGGVLLLHAFQTGVLWRYFKLLLPVHLSRVKQEVADLCLLRLIHGFGEAAPMLLLQLHLAWAQPAPSMVAPLDRVSALLSLFSVCWALASFSKNIRRQQLHRLVLTWLGVVCQLAWRLGTVSARACALILYASLYGHWVLVVLLLHWLAMLVWLASPPPRLFRGDAPARRLAYWALLAYVHTICYVNLRPNPGRPGRARCAAFYTAMLLENSLLTAVWLALKPGPHWGQDLVLFVVWGGFFLGLGFMLLYYRWCHVRRLVPPPRAPAPAAPTGVFNCRLNPAALKRKRKKPSSFVPPAQPFWKRAPVGSNVVPAVDIQQKLQEKRRQQLQDLLAIEEEMKQGKLPPRGTLQMQGPTPRQPIPRSKKQPWLRSPPQFCYRSLLGGSPEILLCPQRLDPERAIGSLRVPPQPREVRWTQRPFTFRESNSSDGDVDSADEDASARFRTCRTFLGRPHGPETQL is encoded by the exons ATGGCATCGTACTTCTGCGACATTGTCTTTGACGTCATGGTGGCATACACGCTGTTGGTCGTGCGCCAGCAGTTGGTCTGGTTCTCGGTTGCCCTCACCAGCATCCTGGGGTCGCTGCTGGTCAGCCAGGGCCTATCTCTCCACTGGTACCTTCAGCGTGGTGCAAAGACCAAGGCACGCCGAGGCGGTGTGTTGTTGCTCCATGCCTTCCAAACGGGCGTACTGTGGCGCTACTTCAAGCTACTTCTGCCAGTACACCTAAGCCGTGTCAAGCAGGAGGTGGCCGACTTGTGCCTGCTGCGTCTCATCCATGGCTTTGGTGAAGCCGCCccgatgctgctgctgcagctacaCCTAGCCTGGGCACAGCCAGCGCCAAGCATGGTAGCACCACTCGACCGAGTCTCAGCATTGCTTTCTCTATTCAGTGTATGCTGGGCTCTGGCCTCCTTTAGCAAGAACATCCGTCGCCAGCAACTTCACCGGCTTGTCCTCACGTGGCTAGGTGTGGTTTGTCAGTTGGCTTGGCGGCTGGGGACAGTGTCTGCAAGAGCTTGTGCCCTTATCCTTTACGCTTCACTTTATGGCCACTGGGTGTTGGTGGTGCTGCTTTTACACTGGCTCGCCATGTTGGTCTGGCTGGCTTCTCCACCACCGCGGCTGTTCCGTGGAGATGCACCTGCCCGCCGACTGGCTTACTGGGCTCTGCTAGCTTACGTGCACACCATTTGTTACGTCAACCTGAGGCCCAATCCTGGGCGACCCGGTCGGGCCCGCTGCGCCGCTTTCTACACTGCCATGCTTCTAGAGAACAGTCTTCTGACAGCCGTTTGGCTCGCGTTGAAGCCAGGCCCGCACTGGGGTCAGGACCTGGTGCTGTTTGTGGTGTGGGGAGGGTTCTTTCTTGGGCTGGGCTTCATGCTCCTTTACTACCGATGGTGTCACGTACGGAGGCTTGTGCCTCCGCCAAGAGCACCTGCTCCAGCGGCACCCACGGGGGTGTTCAACTGCCGTTTGAATCCAGCAGCACTCAAGAGGAAGCGCAAGAAGCCGTCATCATTCGTTCCACCTGCGCAGCCGTTCTGGAAGCGTGCTCCAGTTGGCAGCAACGTGGTGCCGGCTGTCGACATACAGCAAAAGCTCCAAGAGAAGCGGCGCCAGCAACTTCAAGACCTCCTAGCCATTGAAGAGGAAATGAAGCAGGGAAAGCTTCCTCCCAGAGGAACACTACAG ATGCAGGGTCCCACACCACGGCAGCCGATTCCACGCTCCAAGAAGCAACCCTGGCTCCGCAGCCCTCCACAGTTCTGCTACCGGTCACTGCTCGGCGGCTCGCCCGAGATACTGCTCTGCCCACAGCGCCTAGACCCAGAGCGAGCCATTGGCAGCCTTCGTGTGCCACCCCAGCCGCGTGAAGTCCGGTGGACCCAAAGGCCATTCACATTCCGCGAGAGCAATTCGAGTGATGGTGACGTGGACTCGGCTGACGAGGATGCCTCCGCGCGGTTCCGCACTTGCCGAACATTTCTGGGCCGTCCACATGGACCAGAGACTCAGCTTTGA